A region of Periophthalmus magnuspinnatus isolate fPerMag1 chromosome 13, fPerMag1.2.pri, whole genome shotgun sequence DNA encodes the following proteins:
- the LOC129456144 gene encoding zinc finger protein 664-like — translation MKFTCDQCGKMWPFASSLKVHYRTHTGEKPFKCDRCGMEFRRSDHLDRHMRVHTGERPYSCDQCGKAFKQSSALKVHMRIHTGESPYSCDQCGNEFRDSGTLRAHMRIHTGERPYSCDQCGNEFKQAFALRAHMRIHTGESPYSCDQCGRAFKRADALNIHTRIHTGESPYSCDQCGKAFKSADALKVHMRIHTGESPYSCDQCGKAFKSADALKVHMRIHTGERPYSCDQCGNEFKQAFALRAHMRIHTGESPYSCDQCGKAFRDSGTLKVHMRIHTGERPYICDQCEKAFSHSSNLNRHMRIHSCSTLYECGQCEKAFKTSQQRSSHYRTHTGDKPYDCEESGKALRSVRNRLNQVSRLKRKAAAVTSVGGPAHLKVHCLEHTKGDRAAEAGSCEAKVRLKKLEIRLQRLETVESTSV, via the coding sequence ATGAAGTTcacatgtgaccagtgtggaaaGATGTGGCCTTTTGCTTCCAGTCTCAAAGTTCACTACAGaactcacacaggagagaagccaTTTAAATGTGACCGGTGTGGAATGGAATTTCGACGGTCTGATCATCTGGATCGACACATGAGAGTCCACAcgggagaaaggccatacagctgtgaccagtgtgggaaggcaTTTAAACAGTCTAGTGCACTAaaagtacatatgagaatccacacaggagaaagcccgtacagctgtgaccagtgtgggaatgaATTTAGAGACTCGGGTACACTCAGagcacatatgagaatccacacaggagaacgaccgtacagctgtgaccagtgtgggaatgaATTCAAACAGGCTTTTGCACTCAGagcacatatgagaatccacacaggagaaagcccctacagctgtgaccagtgtgggagaGCATTTAAACGCGCTGATGCACTCAACATACATacgagaatccacacaggagaaagcccctacagctgtgaccagtgtgggaaggcaTTTAAAAGTGCTGATGCACTTAAAGTAcacatgagaatccacacaggagaaagcccgtacagctgtgaccagtgtgggaaggcaTTTAAAAGTGCTGATGCACTTAAAGTAcacatgagaatccacacaggagaaaggccatacagctgtgaccagtgtgggaatgaATTCAAACAGGCTTTTGCACTCAGagcacatatgagaatccacacaggagaaagcccctacagctgtgaccagtgtgggaaggcaTTTAGAGATTCGGGTAcactcaaagtacatatgagaatccacacgggAGAACGACCATACATATGTGACCAGTGTGAGAAAGCTTTCTCTCATTCATCCAATCTGAATAGACACATGAGAATTCACAGTTGTTCTACACTGTATGAGTGTGGTCAGTGTGAAAAGGCTTTTAAAACATCGCAGCAACGCTCCAGTCACTAccgaacacacacaggagacaaaccatACGACTGTGAAGAGAGTGGGAAGGCTTTAAGATCTGTGAGGAACCGTCTGAACCAAGTTTCCAGACTGAAGAGAAAAGcagcagctgtgaccagtgtgggaggACCTGCTCATCTGAAAGTGCACTGTCTTGAACACACTAAAGGAGACAGAGCTGCTGAGGCTGGATCATGTGAGGCTAAAGTCAGACTCAAAAAGCTGGAGATCAGGCTTCAGAGACTCGAGACTGTGGAGTCGACCTCTGTGTAG